ATCGGCCTCCGTCAACACCGCGCGGATGAAGTCGCTCTCGGACATTTGCTGGCCTGGGGCGGCGTAGTAGGAGGCATTTTCCAGCGCGATGCGGCGCTCAAGAATATCTTGTACCTGACGGATGCGCGCGGCAACGTGCTGCACGGCTTCCTCTGTGAAGGGGATGGGCAGCAGGTCGTAGAGTTGGCCGTCGTCTGCGCAGTAGGTCAGGTGCTCGGTGTAGTGCTCGACCCCGTGCTGATCGAGAAAGCCTTTGAGCTGGCGCAGAAAGTTGGTATCCACTGGCGCCGCACCGCCGATTGACAGCGACAGCCCATGACAGACGAACGGAAAACGCTCGGTCAGAGCGTGCAGCAGGCGCCCCTTGCGCCCACCGACACCGATCCAGTTCTCGGGCGCGATCTCGTAGAAGTCGACCTGTCCAACTGGTGGAGCCTCGGCCAGGTCGCTCAGGAAGGAGCGCCGCAGGCCGAGGCCGGCGCCGGCGCCGGCGATGGTCTTATGCCGGCTTATCATCAGCGTGGCTCAGGTGCTCAGCTGCTGCCACCGCACTTGCCCTCGCCGTCCTTCTCGCCATCGTCACCGTCCGAAGAGCCGCACTTGCCCTCTTCGCCCTTGCTGCCGCATTTTCCTTCCTCGTCTTTGCTGCCGCACTTACCCTCGGTATCGGCTTCGGCCAGCTGCATGTAGCCGGTGCCGAGATCCTGAGCGACGAAGGGATTGCCTTCTTCAGCCTGGGCGATACCGATGGAACCGGCGAGAGCGATACCAACCAATGCGGTGGCGGAGTCTTTGGTCATATTCATGGCAATTTATCCTTCTTTCAAAGCAGAATTTTTTGATGATGATGTGGGTCTGTCGTCTGCAGGAGCCCCCTGGTGGAGCGAGGCATAACCGACCCGCATGGTCAGGTATGGCGCCGGAAACCCGCGATTCAATGACAAACCGCAAATTTCCTGACGAAATTACCGGGGTATTATTTGACGCTGACACGAGCAAAGCCCGGGCGCAGTGATCTCAGCTCGTTGCCTCAGTAGCGGCGGGCGCCTCGGGCTGCGCCGCGGTCGCTTCATGCGGTGCCAACCCCGGATAGCGCACCTCGACGCGGTTGCGCCCGAGCTCCTTGGCCCGATACAGCGCCTCGTCGGCCTGCTTGATCAGCGCTTCGTGATCCGGGTTGGTCGGATCATCGGTTGCCACGCCCATGCTGATCGTGACGATGCCCTGACTGGAGCCGGGATGGCGCATGCCTAGCCCGGCGACCGCTTCGCGCATGCTCTCGGCGACTTTGACGGCATTGGCCAGCGAGGTGTCCGGCAGCACCACAACAAACTCCTCCCCGCCATAGCGCGCGCAGAAGTCGCCGCCGCGCTTGAGCCCATCGCTTAAAGTCTGGGCCACCGCGCGCAGGCAGCGGTCACCGGCCTGATGGCCGAAGGTGTCGTTGTAGCTTTTGAAGTTATCGATGTCAGAGATAATCAAGGACAAGGGCATGCCCTGACGCCGACCGCGACGAAACTCATCGACGAGATTTTCGGTAAAGTAGCGCCGATTGGGGATGGAGGTCAGGGTATCGAGTATCGCTTGCTGCTTGAGCCGCTCGTGGGACTGCTCCAGCATGCGGGTGGTGAGCAAAATCAATCCGCCGCCGATCAGTCCGATGAGCGCATGGCTGATTATCAGCGACATGGCCGGCACCAGAGCCACGTCCGGCAGAGTCACGCTGATGCCACCGCGCACGTCGCCAAGCTTGTAGCCCTGGTCTTCGTGGCATTTCAGGCAGGGCTTCTCAGTAACCAATGGGGCCATGTAGCGATAGAGCTGGCGCTCGCCAGATTGCATGAACTGCCCGACCTCCGGCGCGCCTTGCTCGAACCGCGCTAGAGCGGCACGCTCCCAGGGCTCAGCGCGATTCTCGGGGCGAATGGGTTTCAGGCTAGTGATGTGGAAATGCACGCCGCTGGTGTCGTCGGCGATCTCGGCCAACTGCCGGGTCATGAAAGCCGGATTGATCGCCGTTAGCGTGAGATCATCCGACACGCGGATATCACGATCTTCAATCTTCAGGTAGGGATTGGGCTGGGTATTATCGGTCACCGGCACATAGACGCCGCCGTGCTGCGCATTCCACTGCCGCGTCAGCACCACCTGCTCGAAAAAGGACCGCGCCGTGCGCAGCGCCAGCTCAGAGCGCGCGTCGTAGGCTTGATGCAGATTCCAGCCCAGGGACGCCAGCACCAGCGCAGTCCAGATCGCAAGCAGCAGCCAGGGTTTGAGCAGTAGTTTCACGTCGGCGGCAGTGGTGTGCACATCGTCTGAATTCTCTTGATGCATGGCAACGCCCACTCCTCCGGCGCGATTGCCGCGAGCAACCCATTTCCGTACAAGTTTAGCGCAAGCTGGCGGTTGTCGAGCAGCCAAGGTGGAGGAATCAGCCGGGGCGCTGATCGCCCGAAAAATCGTCGATCGCCAGCAGCACGCCGAGATCGCGTAGCCCTGAGAGCACCTCAATGCAATGCTGGGGGTCCGCCATCAGCGAGCTCTCGGTTAACTCCAGACACAGGGTCGCAGGCGGCAGTTTCCATGCCTCGAGCAAAGCTTTCACGTCCTCCACCAGGTGTGGCTCGTCAAGCTGGCGCACCGAGAGATTCACCGCAACAAAAAACCTGCCAATGAAATCCGTTTTTCCGGACGGTGTTACCGCGCCAGCCGCGCAACCAAGCGGTGCCGACTTGGCGCTGAACCTGCGTTGAACTGGCGCTTAACCGGCGCTGACCGGTCGCTGATTGGGCGCCGAATCAGCTGTCTTGTTTGGTCGTCTCCAGCAGCAATTCAACCCGTCGGTTCTGCTCGCGGCCCTCGGGCGTGGCGTTGTCAGCGATGGGCTCCTGCTCGCCGCGCCCCTCGGCGCTGAGCTGCTCGGGACTGACTCCCGATGCGATCAACGCCTCACGCACCGCTTCAGCCCGCTCCGCGGACAGCGCCTGATTCGCGTCTTCGCGACCACTAGCGTCGGTATAGCCGATCACCCGTACCTGTAGATCGGGATAATCGTCGAGCCAGGCCGCGAGCGCCTGCAAGCGCTCGCGGTCTGTGTCTTCCGTCAAGTCAGCCGAGCCGCTGGCAAACTGCAGATCGCCTGAAGACAGCGCAATGCGCAGCCCCGAGTCAGTGAGTCGGGTATTCAGATCCATGGCACCAAGATCCGCCAGCAAGGCGCCGCAGCGGGCCGCACCGGCGTTTGCCTGCGCGGCCTCAAGCTGACGTTGCGCCTCCATGATGGCCAGTTCGCCGCTTTCGAGTGCGGACTGATGCTCGGCCAGATCCTCACGCAGGCGCTCGCCTTCCCGCTCAAGCTCGGCGATGCGCTGTTGGGCATCCGCCAGGGCTTCGGCATCTGTCGCCGCGCCAGAATCCCTACCAGAATCCGCATTTTTAGAGTCCGAGTCCGCGCCAGTCGACTCAGAACTGGCCACTTCCGCATTTGCCGCCTGCACGGAGGTTTCCCGGACCTCGACAACCAATTCCTGCGCTTGAGCGCTAGCCCCCAGCGGAGCGAGATCCTGCGACTGACGAACCCGATAGACGGCCTCCATCGCAATCAGCCCAACGCCAAACAGCGCCGCCAGCAAGCTGAGAATGACCGAGGTGCGCAAGCGAATCTGGCGCTCGCAGGGATCGGCTGATGATGGATCGGCTGATGATGGATCGGCTGATGATGGATCGGCTGATGGTGAAGTGGCAGCGGCCGGATTGGCAGCGGCTGGCTCGCCGCTGGCGACGCTCTTGCTCCCGCTGGCTGTTTGATGAGTCTTCCCGGTCATGATCTTGGCTCCGTTGGCTGATTCGCGCGTTTTCGTTGCTTCTTCTCGGCTCATTCAGGGATGCAGATGCCACGCTCACGCACTGCGTTTGCGGTGCTGACCGAGAGCATCGCCACAATGCCGGTCAGCAGGGTTAGCAGCGCGAAGCCAAGGTAAGCATAAAACGCCGCTCCGGTCTGATCGAACATCCGCATGCTGGCGATACTGACCGCCGCGAGCGGAAAGGAGTAAGCCCACCAGGAGAGGAAAAAATCCAGCCGAAAGAACCGTTGTGCCTGACTGAACAGCAGCACGGTTAAGAACACGCCGACAAAGTAAAGCGCCTGCGCGAACACATCGAGCCCGCCATTGAGCTGAAGATAGGCGATGAAGGCAACGGCCGGCGGCGCGATGAGAATAAAGAGCGTCGGCATCAGGCGCGCGTCGATTGATTGATGGAACAGCACCCGGTAGAAAACGATGGTCATCAGCACCGACCACAGCAGCACACCGATGCTAAAGAAAAACCAGGAGATCTCGACGAACCCCAGCGGCACTCCCGCGATAGGCACCAGCACATTACCAACCGCGGGGATAAACCAGGACGGGTTCATGTGGTGAATCTGAAAATGCTGGTGGTGCATCCACACCGAGACGATGTAGAGGGTAAAGCCAAGCTGCACCGTGGCCCCTGTCGCCCACAGCGTCAGGCTGACCACCGGCGGCGCCGTATGCAGCAGCGCGATGGAGAGCAGTAGCAAGCTGATGGAAATGGTCGGCATGAAACTCAGCCTGACCGGGTGTCTGAGCTCGGCCAGCACCGCACCGGGATGGAAGGCGAGCTTTGCCGCATAAACGCCAAACAGCAGGACAAAGACCAAAACACTCAACCCGATCAGCCAGGGCACCAGGCTGAGCTGAACATCCAGCATGGACGCTGCCTTTTCCCACGCAATGGCCAGACCCGCGAGGCCCATGACCATGGCGAAAAAGGACACCGGAAACTGGGCCAGACGCGACGCTGGAAGCGCCGCTCCAGATGCTTGTGGGCCCGATACCGATGGACTAGGTGCCGATGGAGCAGATGCCGATGGACCAGACGCTGGTCGGCCAGTCACTGATGCACCAGACGCTGGTGGAGAGGTTGGCGAATCCGCCTTCCGGGTCACTGTGCTCATTTTCCTGCCTCCCAAATGAATTCGATCGCCAAATTGCTTTACGCCAGTTCGCTGCAGGACAAATCGCTGCACGCCAAGTCAAGTCGCACATCACGGGCGGCCGGTCTGTTACCTGGCCCGGGATGCGCTGAAATCCAGCCTGATTTGCGCATGCCAAGCCAGCGCGCAACTCCAAGCCCGCGCGCATTGGAAAGTGAAAGTTTAGAAACCCCGACACCAGCGTGCATTGATAAAACCCCGAGTAAGACACTCGGGTTTAGCCAGATTCTCCAAGCCGCCGACGGCGAAACCCGCCGGAGGCCAAAACCGTTATACTCAGGCATTGGCTGTTATCGTCAAACATGTCCACCCCGGGAATGGCCCTGTATGACCCCCGAAGCACCCCTGCAAGGTTTTATCGACGAATGCGAGCGCGAGGAGCTGCACCTGACCCGCTTCATTCAGCCCTTCGGCCTGCTGCTGGCCGGGGATACGGGTGACGCACGTATTCGCCACGTCAGCGCCAATGCCGCCGACTGGCTGGGGAAGCCGCCTGAGGATCTGCTCGGCGTCCCACTGCCGGTCGCCATACCGGAATTTCCCCCGCAGGACCCACAAAAAACCGAGAACGCCACCGAGCGCGCGCGCTGGATGTACCCGAGCGCCGACAAGCAGCTCTTCCCCGAGCTCTACAAAGGCCCCGATGGCCCCATGGACGCGTGGTTCTCCTGTACCGACAACAACTGGGTGCTGGAGCTGGAGCATGCCCTGCCGGAGCATCAGCGTCTCAACGCCTATCGGCCGATTCCGCACCGGCTGTTTCGCATGCCCTCGAGTGACGGCGACTGGGCGGCGTATTGCCAGTTTCTGGCCGATACCTTGCGCGAGGCGAGCGGCTTCGAGCGGGTGATGATCTATCGCTTTCGCGACGACGAAAGCGGCGAGGTGATCACCGAGAGTCTGGAGCCCGGCCTTGACCCCTACCTCGGCTTGCGCTATCCGGCCTCTGACATCCCGCTGATCGCGCGCGAACTTTACCTGGCCAACGCACACCGGCAGATTCCCGACCGCGGCGCCGAGCCGGTGGCGATTGTGAGCGCACCCGCCGCGTCCAAGGCCAGCGCGCCCCAAGCGGCGACGCTCGACCTGACCCTGTCGGATCTGCGCGGCGTTTCTCCGGTCCATCTCGAATATCTGAAGAACATGGGCGTCACCGCGTCCCTGTCCTTCTCGGTCGTTCTGGGCCAGCGATTGTGGGGGCTGATCGCCTGCCATCATCGCCAGCCGCGCGATCTGCCGCTGCCGATACGCGAGCGCTGCGCGGCCATGTGCCAAGCATTTTCGCTGGCAATCTCAGGCTATCAGGGCGCGCGCCGGCTGCTTGAGCTCAGCGAAAGTGACGAAGATATCACCCGCCTGCACGAGGCCCTGCGCAAGACTGAGGAAGACGATGCCCGCGGCGAAATCGGCGCCTCAGGGCCCGCTCTGGGAACAATGCTACTGGAGTTGGTGAGTGCCAGCGGTGCCGCCCTGGTCGACGGGGACCACCTGATCCAATTCGGTCAGGCGCCGGACGAGCACGCCATCCGCGATCAGGTCAGCTGGCTGTTGAGCGAGAGCCGGGAACCGATCTTCGCGACCGATCACCTGCCCCGGCTATGCCCGGCCGCCGGCGCTGACATCGCGACCTGCAGCGGGCTCCTCGCTGTGCGGGTGACACAATTCAGCGAAGAGGGCGAGCGGCTCTTTCTGTGGTGGCGTCCGGAGCAGCCGCAAACGGTGACCTGGGCTGGCGACCCGCGCAAAAGCGCGCTCAGCGACCAGGGCCACCAGATGCTCTCGCCGCGATCGTCCTTCGAGCACTGGGTGGAAACCACCACCGGCCATTCCGAGCCCTGGTCCATCAGTGATCTGCTGCGCGCGCGCAAGTTCCGCAGCCTGCTGCTGCGCGACATCAACGCCGACCTACTATCCCCCTGAGTTCTGCGCCGCAGTGACATCGAGCCAGAGGCTCAGCTTGGCATCGAGCTCATCGAACAGAACCGGCTTGGCGAGCAAGTCATCCATACCGGCAGCCAATGCCCGTTCGCGATCCTCGGCAAAGGCGGCCGCAGTCAGCGCAATAATCGGCAGGCGACGATCGGGCTGCTGTGCCTCTTCGGCGCGTATCGCCCGCGTCGTTTCATAGCCGTCGAGCTCGGGCATGCGGCAATCCATCAGGATCAGATCGGGTGCCAAGCCCTCTTGCAGCGTGTCCAGACACTCCCGACCATTAGCGGCCTCGGCCACCCCGTAATGGAGCTTTTTCAGCAGCGCGCGCATCAGCTTGCGGTTGGTCGGCTCGTCATCAACCACAAGAATGCTGGCGCGCACCGATGCTGATTGCCTTGCCCCGTCGGCAGCGGGCGAGTGTTGGCTGGATGCGTGTCCAGCGGCAGGCTCAACCGACAGCGGCTCCAACCGCTGTTTGCTTTGCTCGTCGGACTGGCTTGGTAGTGAGGCCTCGGACTGGGTGACACGCTCGGCGGGTATCCGCACCCAGAATCGGGAGCCCTCGCCCTCCTCGCTCTCCACGCCCGCCTCGCCGCCCATCAAGCGCGCCAGTCGCTTGACAATCGACAGGCCCAACCCGGTCCCGCCGAACATCCGCGCGGTGGAACTGCCGATTTGTGAAAACGGCTGAAACAGATCCCGCTGATGATCCGCCGGAATGCCCGGGCCGCTATCGACCACGGCAAACTCGAGCATCGGGCGCTGACTGCCCGTGCGCGGCTGGCTTCCGGCAACGGTGAGCTCGCCACTTTCGATGCGCACGAAGCCGGTTTTGGTGAATTTGATTGCGTTATTGACCAGATTCGACAGCATCTGCCGCAGCCGATGCGCATCGGCGCGGTAGAAGCAGTCCGGCTCGCCGTTCCAGACCACCTCGTAGTTCAGTCCTTTATCGCGCGCCGACTCGGCAAACAGCCACTGGATCTCGCGCAGCACGGTGGTCGGCTTGAAGTGCACGGCGTCGATTTTCAGCTTGCCGGCCTCGACCTTGGACAAATCGAGAATGTCGTTCAGCAAGGTGAGCAGGGATTTACTTGAATTGAGCAAGGTATTGGCATAATCCTGACGCTCCTCATCGTCGATATCCGCGCGCATCAGTAGTTGTGCCATGCCGGTAATCCCATTGAGCGGCGTGCGGATTTCGTGACTGATGGTGGCGACGAAGCGGCTCTTGGCCATATTGGCTGATTCCGCAGCCAGTCGCGCCTGATGCAGCTCGGTCACATCGACGCGAATCCCCACATGAAAGCCATCCGGCGTGCGCCGCTCGCGCACATTGACCCAGCGCCCGTCGTCGAGTTGCTGCAGGGCCTCGAAGCGCTCCTTATGGTGATCGCGCAGGCGCTCCGCCAGCCATTCTTCCTCGCGCCCGACCGCCTCTGGATATTGTCCGCGCGAGAGACCGTAGCGAAGGAT
Above is a genomic segment from Thiorhodovibrio litoralis containing:
- a CDS encoding HvfB family MNIO-type RiPP peptide maturase, producing MISRHKTIAGAGAGLGLRRSFLSDLAEAPPVGQVDFYEIAPENWIGVGGRKGRLLHALTERFPFVCHGLSLSIGGAAPVDTNFLRQLKGFLDQHGVEHYTEHLTYCADDGQLYDLLPIPFTEEAVQHVAARIRQVQDILERRIALENASYYAAPGQQMSESDFIRAVLTEADCDLLLDVNNIYVNSINHGYDPLAFLHSLPGERIRYGHIAGHHAEAEDLRIDTHGAEVIDPVWALLDAAYQAFGVFPTLLERDFNIPPLDEMLREVDHIRAIQRPYASRSAATAPANQSETQSATQQPALATC
- a CDS encoding low-complexity protein translates to MNMTKDSATALVGIALAGSIGIAQAEEGNPFVAQDLGTGYMQLAEADTEGKCGSKDEEGKCGSKGEEGKCGSSDGDDGEKDGEGKCGGSS
- a CDS encoding diguanylate cyclase, with protein sequence MHQENSDDVHTTAADVKLLLKPWLLLAIWTALVLASLGWNLHQAYDARSELALRTARSFFEQVVLTRQWNAQHGGVYVPVTDNTQPNPYLKIEDRDIRVSDDLTLTAINPAFMTRQLAEIADDTSGVHFHITSLKPIRPENRAEPWERAALARFEQGAPEVGQFMQSGERQLYRYMAPLVTEKPCLKCHEDQGYKLGDVRGGISVTLPDVALVPAMSLIISHALIGLIGGGLILLTTRMLEQSHERLKQQAILDTLTSIPNRRYFTENLVDEFRRGRRQGMPLSLIISDIDNFKSYNDTFGHQAGDRCLRAVAQTLSDGLKRGGDFCARYGGEEFVVVLPDTSLANAVKVAESMREAVAGLGMRHPGSSQGIVTISMGVATDDPTNPDHEALIKQADEALYRAKELGRNRVEVRYPGLAPHEATAAQPEAPAATEATS
- a CDS encoding EAL domain-containing protein, producing MRQLDEPHLVEDVKALLEAWKLPPATLCLELTESSLMADPQHCIEVLSGLRDLGVLLAIDDFSGDQRPG
- a CDS encoding OmpA family protein → MTGKTHQTASGSKSVASGEPAAANPAAATSPSADPSSADPSSADPSSADPCERQIRLRTSVILSLLAALFGVGLIAMEAVYRVRQSQDLAPLGASAQAQELVVEVRETSVQAANAEVASSESTGADSDSKNADSGRDSGAATDAEALADAQQRIAELEREGERLREDLAEHQSALESGELAIMEAQRQLEAAQANAGAARCGALLADLGAMDLNTRLTDSGLRIALSSGDLQFASGSADLTEDTDRERLQALAAWLDDYPDLQVRVIGYTDASGREDANQALSAERAEAVREALIASGVSPEQLSAEGRGEQEPIADNATPEGREQNRRVELLLETTKQDS
- a CDS encoding SLAC1 anion channel family protein, which codes for MVMGLAGLAIAWEKAASMLDVQLSLVPWLIGLSVLVFVLLFGVYAAKLAFHPGAVLAELRHPVRLSFMPTISISLLLLSIALLHTAPPVVSLTLWATGATVQLGFTLYIVSVWMHHQHFQIHHMNPSWFIPAVGNVLVPIAGVPLGFVEISWFFFSIGVLLWSVLMTIVFYRVLFHQSIDARLMPTLFILIAPPAVAFIAYLQLNGGLDVFAQALYFVGVFLTVLLFSQAQRFFRLDFFLSWWAYSFPLAAVSIASMRMFDQTGAAFYAYLGFALLTLLTGIVAMLSVSTANAVRERGICIPE
- a CDS encoding GAF domain-containing protein, which translates into the protein MTPEAPLQGFIDECEREELHLTRFIQPFGLLLAGDTGDARIRHVSANAADWLGKPPEDLLGVPLPVAIPEFPPQDPQKTENATERARWMYPSADKQLFPELYKGPDGPMDAWFSCTDNNWVLELEHALPEHQRLNAYRPIPHRLFRMPSSDGDWAAYCQFLADTLREASGFERVMIYRFRDDESGEVITESLEPGLDPYLGLRYPASDIPLIARELYLANAHRQIPDRGAEPVAIVSAPAASKASAPQAATLDLTLSDLRGVSPVHLEYLKNMGVTASLSFSVVLGQRLWGLIACHHRQPRDLPLPIRERCAAMCQAFSLAISGYQGARRLLELSESDEDITRLHEALRKTEEDDARGEIGASGPALGTMLLELVSASGAALVDGDHLIQFGQAPDEHAIRDQVSWLLSESREPIFATDHLPRLCPAAGADIATCSGLLAVRVTQFSEEGERLFLWWRPEQPQTVTWAGDPRKSALSDQGHQMLSPRSSFEHWVETTTGHSEPWSISDLLRARKFRSLLLRDINADLLSP